The following are encoded together in the Desulfococcus multivorans genome:
- a CDS encoding 2-oxoacid:acceptor oxidoreductase subunit alpha, translating to MNDNVKFVQGNEACVEAALYAGLDFFAGYPITPSTEIAEHMAVRLPRLGRKFIQMEDEISSICAIVGASLTGHKVMTATSGPGFSLMQEGLGYAIMTEIPCVIANVMRGGPSTGLPTSPSQGDVYQARWGVHGDHAIIALTASNHQDVFEMTVYAFNLAETYRTPVILLFDEVIGHMREKLVIPEQGAIPVVDRLRTSVKAGVDYHPYLPREDGRLPMSDFGGEHRYNVTGLAHDMWGFPSSNPSVVHGLLRHLVDKIKNNVGDITRYKEYYMEDARTVLISYGSSARSALHVVEHQRRRGERLGLLELQTLWPFPYGLIDEKCAKARHIVVVEMNMGQITRAVKRAVKDPERVVLANRIDGVFITPTDIKNILRLVQGKGV from the coding sequence ATGAACGACAATGTAAAATTTGTTCAGGGCAACGAGGCCTGCGTGGAAGCAGCCCTCTATGCGGGCCTGGATTTTTTTGCCGGCTACCCGATCACGCCGTCCACGGAGATCGCCGAGCACATGGCCGTACGTCTGCCCCGGCTTGGCCGCAAGTTCATTCAGATGGAGGATGAAATTTCATCCATCTGCGCCATCGTCGGCGCCTCGCTGACCGGGCACAAGGTCATGACGGCCACCAGCGGACCGGGCTTCTCCCTGATGCAGGAGGGATTGGGTTACGCCATCATGACCGAAATCCCCTGCGTCATCGCCAACGTGATGCGGGGCGGCCCCTCAACGGGTCTTCCCACCAGTCCCAGCCAGGGCGACGTCTACCAGGCCCGGTGGGGGGTTCACGGCGACCACGCCATCATCGCCCTGACGGCATCCAACCATCAGGACGTCTTCGAGATGACGGTATATGCCTTCAACCTGGCTGAAACCTACCGGACCCCGGTCATTCTCCTCTTCGACGAGGTCATCGGCCACATGCGGGAAAAACTTGTCATCCCCGAACAAGGCGCCATCCCCGTGGTGGACCGTCTCCGCACCTCCGTCAAGGCGGGGGTCGACTATCATCCTTACCTGCCGCGGGAGGATGGACGTCTGCCCATGTCCGACTTCGGCGGAGAACATCGTTACAACGTCACGGGTCTGGCCCATGACATGTGGGGTTTCCCCTCGTCCAATCCCTCGGTCGTCCATGGCCTTCTCCGGCACTTGGTGGACAAGATCAAAAACAACGTGGGGGATATCACCCGCTACAAGGAATATTATATGGAAGACGCCCGGACGGTGTTGATCTCCTATGGTTCATCGGCCCGCTCGGCCCTTCATGTGGTGGAGCATCAACGGCGTCGCGGAGAGCGGCTCGGGCTTCTGGAACTGCAGACGCTGTGGCCCTTTCCTTATGGCCTCATCGATGAAAAATGCGCCAAAGCCCGTCACATCGTCGTGGTGGAGATGAATATGGGCCAGATCACTCGAGCGGTAAAGCGCGCCGTGAAGGACCCCGAGCGCGTGGTACTGGCCAATCGGATCGACGGGGTTTTCATCACACCCACCGACATCAAGAATATCCTGCGACTCGTTCAGGGAAAGGGGGTGTAA
- a CDS encoding 4Fe-4S dicluster domain-containing protein, which yields MPKKTLKEHSINREWCKGCGICVHFCPKNVLALDEMEKVIAVRPEDCICCKLCEIRCPDLAIEVILEPEKQEASE from the coding sequence ATGCCGAAGAAAACACTCAAGGAACATTCCATCAATCGGGAATGGTGCAAGGGGTGCGGTATCTGCGTCCACTTCTGCCCCAAGAATGTGCTGGCGCTGGACGAGATGGAGAAAGTCATCGCCGTTCGCCCGGAAGACTGTATCTGCTGCAAGCTGTGTGAAATCCGGTGTCCGGACCTCGCCATCGAGGTCATTCTCGAACCGGAAAAACAGGAGGCTTCTGAATAA
- a CDS encoding radical SAM protein: MPSGKKEKQSYRGFEQGPIRPPSEADSLLIRVTRNCPWNFCTFCPVYKSRRFSLRPVAHVIRDIDAVHKYVTMLKENTGGTGRISMATVRELSPKVSSDETGAFQAALHWFSGGLASVFLQDANSLIIKPQHLVEILLHLKRRFPWIERITSYARSQTVARISDADLSAIRQAGLNRIHIGLESGSDKVLKSVRKGTTKQMHISAGIKTRKAGMELSEYVMPGLGGRTLSREHAVETADALNRINPDFIRLRTLALPEHIPLFEEHRTGAFEKCTDLETAAEILTFIQHLDGITSTLKSDHVLNLFQEIEGVLPGDKARLTSFLQDFLDLPPERQTRYMVGRRLGIFRRLDDMTSPYRMQKVESICQKNEITPQNVDEIVGKLMKRFI, from the coding sequence ATGCCCTCCGGCAAAAAAGAAAAACAATCCTACAGAGGATTCGAACAGGGGCCCATTCGCCCTCCCAGTGAAGCCGACAGTCTTTTGATCCGGGTCACCCGAAACTGTCCCTGGAATTTCTGTACCTTCTGTCCCGTTTACAAGAGTCGACGTTTTTCCCTCCGCCCGGTGGCTCACGTCATCCGGGATATCGATGCGGTGCATAAGTACGTGACGATGCTGAAGGAGAACACCGGCGGTACGGGACGGATCAGCATGGCGACGGTCCGGGAGCTGTCACCCAAGGTCAGCTCCGATGAAACCGGTGCTTTCCAGGCGGCCCTTCACTGGTTTTCCGGTGGTCTTGCCAGTGTCTTTCTTCAGGATGCCAACAGCCTTATCATAAAGCCTCAACACCTCGTAGAGATCCTTCTCCATCTCAAACGCCGTTTTCCCTGGATCGAGCGGATCACCTCCTATGCCAGATCACAGACAGTGGCCCGTATCTCCGATGCGGACCTTTCGGCCATCCGACAGGCCGGACTCAACCGGATTCATATCGGACTGGAATCCGGATCGGACAAGGTGCTCAAGTCCGTTCGAAAAGGGACGACCAAGCAAATGCATATTTCAGCAGGGATCAAGACCCGGAAAGCCGGGATGGAACTCTCGGAATACGTTATGCCGGGGCTTGGCGGCAGGACGCTTTCCAGGGAACACGCCGTTGAGACGGCCGACGCGCTGAACCGGATCAATCCTGACTTTATCAGGCTTCGCACGCTTGCTCTTCCCGAGCATATACCGTTGTTCGAGGAACACCGTACCGGAGCATTTGAAAAATGCACGGATCTGGAAACGGCGGCAGAAATTCTGACATTCATTCAGCACCTCGACGGCATCACGAGCACCCTCAAAAGTGATCATGTCCTGAACCTCTTTCAAGAGATCGAGGGCGTCCTGCCGGGAGACAAGGCCCGATTGACGTCTTTCCTCCAGGATTTTCTCGATCTGCCGCCCGAACGCCAAACCCGGTATATGGTCGGTAGACGGCTTGGGATATTTCGCCGCCTGGATGATATGACATCGCCTTACCGAATGCAAAAAGTCGAAAGCATCTGTCAAAAAAATGAAATAACGCCACAAAATGTTGATGAGATTGTCGGGAAACTGATGAAACGATTTATTTGA
- the mltG gene encoding endolytic transglycosylase MltG: MKKWIFGMAAVGGLLSVCAAAAAIYLASDLSAFARQPIAHGRSNDSGAWETTVVLPPGQNFSDILKGLVDARVVADPRRFKLLARLLGYDRRIRAGEYLFTSAMSPIEILDKLARGKVVLRALTIPEGFNLREIAALLDREGMGVPERFLSKVTDPEFAAARGIPGKSLEGYLFPDTYYFPRNTAVEQIIQALLDRFEAVYTPEWTDRTRLMGLTRHEVVTLASMVEKETGVPEERRLIASVFHNRLKKGMRLQSDPTVIYGIENFDGNVTREHLNTPTAYNTYQLGGLPAGPIASPGRASLSAVLFPEETDFLYFVARGDGTHQFSKSLTEHNQAVRRYQLGGKDHKENKQ, translated from the coding sequence GTGAAAAAATGGATTTTCGGCATGGCGGCTGTCGGCGGACTCTTGTCCGTCTGTGCCGCCGCAGCTGCAATATATTTGGCATCCGATCTTTCAGCTTTTGCCCGGCAACCGATCGCCCATGGCCGTTCGAACGATTCGGGAGCGTGGGAGACGACTGTTGTTCTTCCTCCCGGCCAGAATTTTTCGGATATATTGAAGGGACTCGTGGATGCCCGTGTCGTGGCGGATCCACGCCGATTCAAACTCCTGGCGCGGCTTCTGGGATATGACCGGCGGATTCGGGCCGGGGAATATCTTTTCACTTCGGCCATGTCGCCTATTGAGATTCTCGATAAATTGGCCAGAGGAAAAGTGGTGTTGCGCGCCCTGACCATACCCGAAGGGTTCAATCTTCGGGAGATCGCCGCCCTTCTCGACAGGGAAGGCATGGGCGTGCCGGAGCGTTTTCTTTCTAAAGTAACGGATCCGGAGTTCGCCGCAGCCAGGGGGATCCCGGGGAAGAGCCTTGAGGGGTATCTCTTTCCCGATACCTATTATTTTCCGCGGAACACGGCGGTCGAGCAGATTATCCAGGCCCTTCTCGACCGGTTCGAAGCCGTTTATACGCCGGAGTGGACGGACCGGACCCGGCTGATGGGTCTTACGCGCCACGAGGTCGTGACATTGGCCTCCATGGTCGAGAAAGAGACGGGGGTTCCAGAAGAGCGCCGACTGATCGCCTCGGTGTTCCATAATCGGCTGAAAAAGGGCATGCGGTTGCAGAGCGATCCGACGGTCATTTATGGGATCGAGAATTTTGACGGCAACGTTACCCGAGAACACCTGAATACCCCCACCGCTTACAATACCTATCAGCTCGGCGGATTGCCGGCAGGTCCCATCGCCAGTCCCGGGAGAGCGTCGCTTTCGGCGGTTCTCTTCCCGGAGGAGACCGATTTCCTCTATTTCGTGGCTCGCGGCGACGGAACCCATCAATTTTCAAAAAGTCTGACCGAGCATAACCAGGCGGTACGGCGCTATCAGCTCGGCGGAAAAGATCATAAGGAAAACAAGCAATGA
- the nagZ gene encoding beta-N-acetylhexosaminidase: MNAEDYTPEQMAGQRLMVGFDGTTFNAELKFLIEDLKVGGIILFARNIESPAQVAELCRSVQVCANGCGQPPLFIAVDQEGGLVARLKRPFTEFPGNSAMTGVEDADHFAAVTAAELKSVGINMNMAPVLDVAPLGFGSVMEGRAFGHDPAWVARLGCHVIKGLQAGGIMAVAKHFPGIGRTLLDSHLALPMVDLDPTDIETVDLPPFVAAVEASVSGVMLSHILYRKIDPKWPASLSVRIARDLLRSRMGFGGLVLTDDLDMGAVNRHFGISEIIQRIVLADIDIALICHKSPKIVQAYENLVKVMDADLQAVLAPTSSLRRILMKKKDL, from the coding sequence ATGAACGCGGAGGACTATACCCCGGAACAAATGGCGGGGCAACGGTTGATGGTGGGGTTTGACGGAACGACCTTCAATGCGGAACTGAAATTTCTGATCGAGGATCTCAAGGTCGGCGGTATCATCCTTTTCGCCCGGAACATCGAATCACCGGCCCAGGTGGCCGAACTTTGCCGTTCGGTCCAGGTCTGCGCCAACGGATGCGGACAGCCGCCCCTTTTCATCGCCGTCGATCAGGAGGGCGGTTTGGTGGCGCGTTTGAAGCGGCCGTTTACCGAGTTTCCCGGAAACTCCGCCATGACGGGAGTCGAGGATGCGGACCATTTTGCCGCCGTGACGGCGGCGGAGCTCAAAAGCGTCGGGATCAACATGAACATGGCACCGGTGCTGGACGTGGCCCCCCTTGGCTTCGGAAGCGTTATGGAGGGCCGCGCCTTCGGCCATGATCCGGCATGGGTGGCTCGCCTGGGATGTCATGTCATCAAGGGGCTCCAGGCAGGCGGCATCATGGCCGTGGCCAAGCATTTTCCCGGCATCGGCCGGACGCTCCTCGATTCGCACCTGGCGTTGCCTATGGTCGACCTCGATCCGACCGATATCGAGACCGTGGACCTGCCGCCCTTTGTCGCTGCCGTCGAAGCATCGGTTTCGGGCGTCATGCTCTCCCACATCCTCTACCGTAAAATCGATCCCAAATGGCCGGCCAGCCTCTCCGTTCGCATCGCCAGGGATCTTCTTCGCTCCCGAATGGGATTCGGGGGCCTCGTTCTTACCGACGACCTGGACATGGGCGCCGTCAACCGTCATTTCGGCATCAGTGAGATTATTCAGCGAATTGTGCTTGCCGACATCGACATTGCGCTGATTTGCCACAAAAGCCCTAAAATCGTTCAAGCTTATGAGAACCTCGTGAAAGTGATGGATGCAGACCTCCAGGCGGTCCTGGCGCCCACATCGTCATTGAGACGGATCCTCATGAAAAAAAAGGATCTCTGA
- a CDS encoding SLC13 family permease, which translates to MNDAFLYLWSRLPLLLMFINGYLIYRLLVVTGLTERFVAAALGRSGGNPRRLFLYIILSATLLSFFIPNAVTVLTLLPVLKDIKERFHPGLRDRVVTPLTLSVIYGANIGGMGSIVGSPANLLLIGAMDLYQVPGRQLIGFFNWFLWSIPLVTLLVLLAWGVVAVGCGSFERFDVKNRPRTAGPPPQHPWRTLYGVRRSGALLFLIFIVFWTVEAVIKGVWSSFAAWTPLVCLVYFAAFCRLVFWEIPFSGEAPLMRPGDLFEDFPRRGILLLIPVAILVLVVRFLDLDMTLSAFYGKLLPEKASAFTVMLFTVGIVILMTEALSNTLVSTAFFPIAYFTAVKTGFSPIELMIAVSAASTCAFMTPIATPCNAFAFGEMKGTSLVRMMSLGLLLNMGTTVCIAVWMHWMLPRVYG; encoded by the coding sequence ATGAACGACGCATTTCTGTATCTCTGGTCCCGTCTTCCCCTCCTATTGATGTTTATCAACGGATACCTGATTTATCGTCTTCTGGTCGTCACCGGTCTGACAGAGCGATTTGTCGCGGCGGCGCTTGGACGGAGCGGCGGTAATCCCCGCAGGCTGTTCCTTTATATCATTCTTTCGGCAACGCTGCTTTCCTTTTTCATTCCCAACGCCGTCACCGTACTCACACTGCTGCCGGTGCTGAAGGATATCAAGGAGCGTTTTCATCCAGGGCTCAGAGATCGCGTGGTCACGCCCCTGACCTTGTCCGTCATTTACGGCGCCAATATCGGGGGCATGGGCTCTATCGTCGGAAGCCCCGCGAACCTCCTGCTCATCGGCGCCATGGATCTCTACCAGGTTCCCGGACGGCAGCTGATCGGGTTTTTCAACTGGTTCCTGTGGTCGATTCCTCTGGTCACGCTGCTGGTTCTGCTGGCATGGGGAGTCGTGGCCGTGGGATGCGGATCTTTTGAGCGCTTTGATGTCAAAAATCGTCCACGGACGGCCGGTCCCCCCCCGCAGCACCCGTGGCGGACGCTGTATGGGGTGCGGCGATCGGGGGCGCTGCTGTTTCTGATCTTTATCGTCTTCTGGACCGTAGAGGCGGTGATCAAAGGGGTCTGGTCGAGTTTTGCAGCATGGACGCCCCTGGTGTGCCTGGTTTATTTTGCGGCTTTCTGTCGCCTGGTGTTTTGGGAAATACCGTTTTCGGGTGAGGCGCCCCTGATGCGACCGGGAGATCTGTTCGAGGACTTCCCTCGGCGGGGTATTCTGCTGCTGATTCCCGTGGCGATCCTGGTGCTGGTGGTGCGATTCCTGGACCTCGACATGACCCTGTCTGCCTTTTACGGAAAGCTTCTCCCTGAAAAGGCGTCGGCTTTCACCGTGATGCTCTTCACCGTCGGCATCGTGATTCTGATGACCGAGGCCTTGAGTAACACCTTGGTGTCAACGGCTTTTTTCCCCATCGCCTATTTTACGGCAGTGAAAACCGGTTTTTCTCCCATCGAGCTCATGATCGCGGTTTCGGCGGCCTCAACCTGTGCCTTCATGACGCCCATCGCCACACCCTGCAACGCCTTTGCTTTCGGCGAGATGAAGGGAACCTCCCTGGTCAGAATGATGAGTCTCGGTTTGCTTCTCAACATGGGAACCACCGTCTGCATTGCCGTCTGGATGCATTGGATGCTCCCTCGAGTCTACGGTTGA
- a CDS encoding TerD family protein yields MELKQKGTKADIGAFKRMDISLIWRAAVDLDLMAFYRTRDGRTGGVYSDNYEGGTLGALDAFPYIRLSGDAGVGGIGGNNREVMSIARIDDFEEIYICALNFTDAVVGESHLFADYDARIEVTTDRGETHSIPLDSTQPGSVAVICRFASGFIAGELVNDSRVMNLESFRAEIPGADRLKIASKVTLKEKGDSFAIKPKITAGEILINLNWDQSPQEKVQTGFFSKLLGGRSGGAVDLDLGCLFELQNQAKGAVQPLGNSFGSFDAPPYVLHLGDDRSGAWTEGENIKVNLAQMHRLKRLLIFTYIYEGVPNWTATNAVVTVKVPGQPLLEVPMGSQTDSRNFCAVAMIEFSAGELKVTKLVTFHQGHPDCDKTYGWGLKWVAGSKE; encoded by the coding sequence ATGGAACTCAAGCAGAAAGGAACCAAGGCCGACATCGGGGCCTTTAAAAGGATGGATATATCCCTGATATGGCGCGCCGCCGTCGATCTGGATCTGATGGCCTTCTACCGGACCCGGGACGGTCGCACCGGCGGCGTCTATTCCGACAACTACGAGGGTGGCACCCTGGGCGCCCTGGACGCGTTTCCGTATATCCGCCTGTCCGGAGATGCGGGGGTAGGCGGAATCGGAGGAAACAACCGTGAAGTTATGAGCATCGCCAGGATCGATGACTTCGAGGAGATCTATATCTGCGCCCTCAATTTTACCGATGCCGTCGTTGGGGAATCTCACCTATTCGCCGACTACGACGCCAGGATCGAGGTGACGACCGACCGGGGTGAGACCCATTCGATCCCTCTCGACTCGACCCAGCCGGGCTCCGTAGCGGTGATCTGTCGGTTCGCAAGCGGCTTTATCGCCGGCGAACTGGTGAACGACAGCCGGGTGATGAACCTGGAATCCTTTCGGGCCGAAATCCCCGGTGCCGACCGACTGAAAATCGCCTCCAAGGTCACCCTCAAAGAAAAAGGCGACAGCTTTGCCATCAAACCCAAAATCACCGCCGGTGAAATCCTCATCAACCTCAACTGGGATCAATCCCCCCAAGAGAAGGTGCAAACCGGCTTTTTCTCTAAACTCCTGGGCGGCAGGAGCGGCGGGGCCGTGGATCTCGATCTCGGCTGTCTCTTTGAATTGCAAAACCAGGCCAAAGGCGCTGTTCAGCCTCTGGGAAACAGCTTCGGCAGCTTTGACGCTCCGCCGTATGTTCTGCATCTGGGAGACGACCGCAGCGGCGCCTGGACCGAAGGGGAAAACATAAAGGTCAATCTGGCACAAATGCACCGACTCAAGCGGCTTCTCATCTTCACTTACATTTACGAAGGCGTGCCCAACTGGACCGCCACCAACGCCGTCGTCACCGTAAAAGTTCCGGGGCAACCGCTCCTCGAGGTGCCCATGGGCAGCCAGACGGACTCCCGGAATTTCTGTGCCGTCGCCATGATCGAGTTCAGCGCCGGTGAACTCAAGGTCACCAAGCTGGTGACCTTCCATCAAGGCCATCCGGATTGCGACAAGACTTACGGCTGGGGCCTCAAATGGGTGGCCGGCAGCAAGGAATAG
- a CDS encoding type II secretion system F family protein: MAEYVWKAKNRRGFEQSGQIEAPSLETARSQLIKRGLNSIKVKEKPKDILENISFLQPKVTNKDIIVFCRQFSTMIDAGLPIIQCLELLSAQAENKTFVKILKAVKEDLAGGATLADALKKHPNEFNDLFVNMIAAGEAGGILDTILKRLSETLEKAERLKAKVKSAMLYPAITLFVAVAVVIVIMIFVIPVFQKMFGEMGQALPSLTMMVIRASEFTKDNILYMIIGAGLLGFTVKKYYGTEKGRRIIDRRLLGIPVIGGLIRKVAVAKFTRTMGTMLASGVAILDGLDIVARTAGNKIVETAIYDVRSSIKEGQTMAAPLAGSGVFPPMVCSMIAVGESTGALDTMMVKIADFYDEEVDEAVERLTEMIEPFMICFLGVVVGGVVIAMYLPIFSMASGIA; encoded by the coding sequence ATGGCGGAATACGTATGGAAGGCTAAAAACCGCAGGGGCTTTGAACAGAGTGGTCAGATCGAGGCCCCAAGCCTTGAGACGGCGCGGAGCCAGCTTATAAAAAGGGGCCTCAACAGTATCAAGGTAAAGGAAAAGCCCAAGGATATCCTCGAAAACATCTCGTTTCTTCAACCGAAGGTGACCAATAAGGATATCATCGTATTCTGTCGGCAATTTTCGACCATGATCGACGCCGGCCTGCCGATCATTCAATGCCTTGAACTGCTTTCCGCACAGGCTGAGAACAAAACCTTCGTCAAGATTCTGAAGGCGGTCAAGGAGGATCTTGCAGGCGGTGCCACGCTCGCCGATGCGTTGAAAAAACATCCGAATGAATTCAACGACCTGTTTGTCAACATGATTGCTGCCGGAGAGGCGGGTGGTATTCTGGACACCATTCTGAAACGGCTCTCGGAAACGCTCGAAAAAGCGGAACGCTTGAAAGCCAAAGTCAAAAGCGCCATGCTTTATCCGGCCATTACACTGTTCGTCGCCGTCGCCGTCGTCATTGTCATCATGATTTTCGTTATTCCGGTATTTCAGAAAATGTTCGGTGAAATGGGGCAGGCCCTGCCGTCGCTTACGATGATGGTGATCCGTGCCAGTGAATTTACCAAGGACAACATCCTTTATATGATCATCGGCGCGGGTTTATTGGGATTTACCGTCAAGAAATATTACGGTACGGAAAAGGGGCGGCGCATCATCGACCGCCGGCTTTTGGGAATTCCGGTGATTGGGGGACTGATCCGGAAGGTGGCCGTCGCCAAGTTCACAAGGACCATGGGAACCATGCTGGCCAGCGGCGTAGCGATTCTGGACGGTTTGGATATCGTGGCCAGAACTGCGGGAAACAAGATCGTCGAAACCGCCATTTACGATGTCCGGTCCAGCATCAAGGAGGGGCAAACGATGGCCGCCCCGCTTGCCGGCAGCGGCGTATTCCCACCCATGGTCTGCTCGATGATCGCCGTCGGCGAGTCTACGGGCGCCCTGGATACGATGATGGTTAAAATTGCCGATTTTTATGATGAAGAGGTTGATGAGGCCGTCGAGCGGCTTACGGAAATGATCGAGCCGTTCATGATCTGCTTTCTGGGCGTCGTGGTCGGTGGGGTCGTTATCGCCATGTACCTGCCGATTTTCAGCATGGCGAGCGGTATCGCATAG